In Massilistercora timonensis, the following are encoded in one genomic region:
- the tpiA gene encoding triose-phosphate isomerase, which produces MARKKIIAGNWKMNKTPSEAVALVEELKPLVANEEVDVVFCVPAIDIVPVVEACKGTNIQVGAENMYFEESGAYTGEIAPAMLVDAGVKYVVLGHSERRDYFGETNEDVNKKVLKAFEHGITPIMCCGETLEQREQGVTMDFIRQQVKVGLQNVTADQAKAMVIAYEPIWAIGTGKTATTEQAEEVCKGIRECIAEVYDEATAEAIRIQYGGSVNAGNAAELFAQADIDGGLVGGASLKADFGKIVNYK; this is translated from the coding sequence ATGGCAAGAAAGAAAATTATCGCAGGCAACTGGAAGATGAACAAGACTCCTAGCGAGGCAGTTGCCCTGGTGGAAGAACTGAAACCGCTGGTAGCAAATGAAGAAGTGGACGTAGTATTCTGCGTGCCGGCCATCGACATCGTTCCGGTGGTAGAGGCCTGCAAGGGAACCAACATTCAGGTTGGCGCAGAGAATATGTATTTTGAGGAGAGCGGAGCCTACACCGGCGAGATCGCTCCGGCTATGCTGGTAGACGCCGGCGTAAAATATGTGGTTCTGGGTCACTCTGAGAGAAGAGACTACTTTGGAGAGACCAATGAGGATGTAAATAAGAAGGTGCTGAAAGCTTTCGAACATGGTATCACCCCCATCATGTGCTGCGGCGAGACTCTGGAGCAGAGAGAGCAGGGCGTGACCATGGATTTCATCCGTCAGCAGGTAAAGGTAGGCCTTCAGAACGTAACAGCCGACCAGGCAAAGGCTATGGTTATCGCTTATGAGCCGATCTGGGCTATCGGAACCGGAAAGACTGCAACCACCGAGCAGGCAGAGGAAGTGTGCAAGGGCATTCGTGAGTGCATCGCGGAAGTTTATGATGAGGCTACTGCAGAAGCTATCCGTATCCAGTACGGTGGATCTGTGAACGCAGGAAATGCAGCGGAATTATTTGCTCAGGCTGACATTGACGGCGGCCTGGTGGGCGGAGCTTCCTTGAAGGCTGACTTTGGTAAAATCGTAAATTACAAATAA